The following DNA comes from Bacteroidetes bacterium SB0662_bin_6.
GTGCGCGTACTGATCGTGGCCCAGACACTGCGGCCCTTCGCATTTGCGGCGATCAGACCCCCTACGCGACTCCCTGATCTTCGAGGAACTCCAGCATAATCTCGGCGCATTCCCGAGGGTTTTCAAGCTGGAGAAAATGGGTGGTCTCGGGCACGAAGTCGTAGTCGAGACCGGCCAAACCAGTGAGATCCATGCTGGGCAAAAACGACAAAGGCATGGTCGGGTCTCCCCCTATCACCTTGATGGGGCATGCGATGTCGTGCGCATGGGGTTCGAAATTGTAGGCGAAACTATACTCGAATATACAGGACTCGTATTCGCGCGGGCACCGGAGTTTATAGCCCCTTCCCCTGGAGGCGGGGCGCAACGTCGTCTCGGCGAAGAGTTCTACTACGCCGGGTTGCAGGCGCCCGAACGTCGGTAGGCGCCGGAGCATGTCTGCAAAATCCTCATGACTTCCGAACCATTCCTGGCGCATCTGGGCGACAATGCCGGACCTCCGCCACAAGGCATCGACTTCGAGAGGATCGCCGCTGGGAGGATAAATGGGCGGATCGAAGAGCACAAGCGCCGCAAATTCTTCGCCCGGGGGCTCGTGGTTGAGCGCCACTACCGCAGACAGGGAATGAAACACGCCGATCTTCGGCTTTTCGCCGAAGTGCCGGTCAATACCCTGGAAGATGTGTGCATTGTCCGAAACGAAGGTTGCGATGTTGTGTGTCCGGATATCGGTCGACGAACTCCAGCCATGATTTCGGAGGTCGTAGAGCACGATATCGAAACGGTCGGCAAGCAGGGACCAGAAAGGGTAATACAGGTCGGCCGCCAGCCCGTTGCCATGACACAGCACGAGCCGCGGACCGTCCGGATTACCGTGCCGCCGGAGTACGCTGGTTGCACCGTCGGTTACAGCAATCTCGGCAGTGGCAAGCGGTTCCGGTATTTCCCATTGATCTTCCATATCATCCCCTTAGTCATGATCCTCCTCTTCGTCATGATTGCCTTCTTCGCCCCCGTCGTGCTCTTCGCCATGATCGGCCCCTTCATCCTGATCGTGCCCTTCTTCCTCTTCCCCTCCCATCGCCACGGTCTCCAACCTCGATATATGGAGGTTCAGGGCATGGTTGACCCGCATCCCGAATACGCCGTCCATACCGAGATCGGCCCGGGGCAGGGCAGCCACTTCCGCATCGTTCACGAAAAAATGCACCGTTTCGGCGCCAGCCTCTATGGCAAGCACGTTCTTCACGGTGGCGGCCTCTTCCTCGCGATCGGCCCAGCCGAGAATGGCCTCATGTCCGGTCCAGGGGTGAATGGTGGGCGCTTCCGGCCCTTCACGCCGCTTGACGATGAATTCTCCCCCGTCGCGCAGCAGAAAATACGTGTACTCGACGGCATCTCCTGTCAGGTCCGTTCCGCCGACAAAAATGCCGAAGGCCTCCTTGCGGCCCGCCGGGTCGAACAGGTAGACTTCCATTTCGATGCGGTACTCGCCGGACGCTTCCATCTCCGGCCCCCAGTAGATCGCGGCCGGGCCGGAGGTCACGTGCCATCCGGGCGGCATGGAAACAAACATTTCCAGATCATCCTCGGAGGCTTCGGGATTGTCGAAGCGAACCTGCCACCCCTCCGGGCGCACAAGGTCTTCCTGAGCCTGCACAGGGAAGGAAACGGCAAGAAACAGTACGGTGAATGCGAACAGCGGAGCGAATATAGAGCGGGACATGGGAGGCAGCGGGTTGGCGAACATGGCAATGGATGGAAAATAACTTTCCGGATGGACTTCCCGGAATCCCTCGCGGTCAAGGTAAGCCGATGAGGGGATGATGTGCAAGCCGCCTTAATGGCCACTCCTCATTACCGAGGACCGTCACGTTCCGATAGACAGCCCGTGTGCTCCTCGTCGCCGCATACCGCGCACGCACCGGTCTGGCAGACGCGCGCACTCAGCACGAGGGCGCCTGCGAGGATCAGGCTGCCGGCAGCTGACGTCACGGTCTCGGGCAGCGGCTCAAGCCAGCCGGCGAGGGAAGCTGTCCAGAGCACAGCTCCAGCGCCGAAAGTGAGGATCACGGCCGCGTTCTTGCGGGCCGGGCCCAGGACAAGCATTACCGCGCCGACAAGGACGGTCCCGACCCACACGGCCCGCTCGACGCCTTCGGAGAGCGCGAGCGCCGGCGCCGCCGCGACCAGGACCGGCGTGAGTGCGCAGTGCAGACCGCACCAGGCTGCGGCGCACGCCGCCAGTCGGGATCCGGAAGCCAGATACGTGCTCCGTGGAACGGTTGCGAGAAAATTCTTCACGGTATCGCGTCGGGGTAGGAGCGGGGAGAGCATTAGGGAGAGATCGAGTCGCAAAGATAAGGAATCTTCATGTTCGCGTCCCGCAGTCGCAACGAGGTTTTTCAGAACCGCCCGCTCAAAAGCGGGCAATAGACAATTCCGGCGCGATGCGTAATCCAGAGGCTCCACGTATGGCAAAAAAGTTGCCTCGGTCGTATCAAAGGGGATACGAGGGCTGGGAAAATCGGCTTCGTCCCCCCACCCCAAAAACACAATTACCCCATTGAGTAAAATCACTCAACAGGGTAATTGACCGGACACAGGCGACGCGCACCCACCCTATCGCGCTACGCCTAATGCACCCGTATAGCCAATGCCTGACCGCGCCGTCCGCTCTCTCCAAAACCGCTGTAAGGATCGCCGGATATTCTGATTTCTCCACCCAGGTCCGTCTGGCCGAGTAATACCACGCCGTTCGCACCCAGGGCGCCCGCCGCCTCGCGCAGCTTGTCGATCAGCTTGCTCTCCGTGGTAATGTTTTCGAAGGTCTTGCCGTAGAGCAGCGCAACGCGCGTGTGCTCCGGCAGGTCGTCCCGCTCGAAGAACACCTGCACCTCAGGACCCGGCACCGGGGCATACCCCGGTCCCGTGTCCAGCATGGTATGGTTTATGCTGACGCAGCCGGAAACCAGCACGGCGAGTACGAAGAAAAGGGGAATGCTTGCGTAGGCTTTCATGTCGTTACCTCCGTGGCGATGTCATGAACCGTTTTTCCGGCCCGCCGGCTACATTTCTTTTCCGATACGACCCGTGCATCGGAATATACCAACGGCCTTGTTTACTGTACCATGATTCTCGAACAATATCCGTGCCAAAAACCGGAATAATCCGTCATTTCCGGTTTCACTCGACCGGAATACCCATCGTCAACCAACACGAACAGCAAACCGGCGCCGCCGCCGTGGACATGCAGCGATACGGCGCAGTCCCCGGTGCAAGGCATCCTCCCGCACAGCGTTCCAGGCGCAGGGCAGCATCCTGTATCTACATATTCCCGTTCCCGGAAGAACGGTGCGATCAGCCCGATCAGGTTACGATCATCGTACCCTGCATCAGGGTGTGGTGACCGATATAAGTGCAGATATAACGATAGGTCCCCGGTTCCGAGGGAGCCTCGAACGTAACCTGCACGGTCTCGCCGGGCTGTGCGAGCGGCGTGGCCGCCAGAATCGCCTCATCCTCCGGAACGAATCCACTCGCCTCGCCGGCAGCGATGGCCGCCATCCCGACCCGGTTGGCCACATCGTCTTCATTCGACGAAAGTATGACGACGTTGTGCAGCATGATATCGAGGGTCGCCACATTCTCCAGGGTCAGGTTGACCGTCTGTCCGGACTGGACGGTAAACGAGGTCGAGGCCTCATCAAACGCTATCGTATCGCCGGCAGGGCGAAGAACGACTTCGGCGACATCCATGCCGCTGTCGGCAGAAGCCATATCGCTTTCGGCAGCGGCATCGCCGGCATCGGAGGCAGCAACATCGCCTTCAGAGGCAGCATCGCCGCCGCATGCGGCAAGCAGGAGCGCCAGCAGGGAGAACAGGCACAGGAATCGGGAGGACTTCATAATGCAGATCCGTTGAGGTTGGTTGGAAAAAAGAACCGAACGCGCCGGAAAACCCGCCGGTCCGGGAGGCTATCGAAGAAAATCCGGAAAGCACAGCCTTAAGTATAATGCTTTTTGCGGAGTAAAGAGGACAGATCGGATCATCTTTCACCTCATCTCCACATCGTCGGCAAGCACCATACGAATCACCCGACTTTCCCCGGCACGCTACGGAGTCAACCGTTCTGCGCCCCACTCAATGGCGCAGGGGCGACATGACCCGTTTCCCTCATTCCGAGGTCAGGTCCCGGGAACCGTCGGGCCTGAGGACATACTCGAACGTATAATACCGGGACGGAACCGATGCATCGGGGGGATCCGGATTGTTCTGGTAATAACTCAGAATCCGTATTTTCGCATAGTTTCCGCTCGCTGTCTTGAGCACGATGGTGCGGCCCGGAATAGGCGAGAGCAGCATGGTCCCGGCATTATAGTTGTACCACCCGTTGTCCGAGCCTGTGCA
Coding sequences within:
- a CDS encoding alpha/beta hydrolase, whose amino-acid sequence is MEDQWEIPEPLATAEIAVTDGATSVLRRHGNPDGPRLVLCHGNGLAADLYYPFWSLLADRFDIVLYDLRNHGWSSSTDIRTHNIATFVSDNAHIFQGIDRHFGEKPKIGVFHSLSAVVALNHEPPGEEFAALVLFDPPIYPPSGDPLEVDALWRRSGIVAQMRQEWFGSHEDFADMLRRLPTFGRLQPGVVELFAETTLRPASRGRGYKLRCPREYESCIFEYSFAYNFEPHAHDIACPIKVIGGDPTMPLSFLPSMDLTGLAGLDYDFVPETTHFLQLENPRECAEIMLEFLEDQGVA
- a CDS encoding MerC family mercury resistance protein → MEPLDYASRRNCLLPAFERAVLKNLVATAGREHEDSLSLRLDLSLMLSPLLPRRDTVKNFLATVPRSTYLASGSRLAACAAAWCGLHCALTPVLVAAAPALALSEGVERAVWVGTVLVGAVMLVLGPARKNAAVILTFGAGAVLWTASLAGWLEPLPETVTSAAGSLILAGALVLSARVCQTGACAVCGDEEHTGCLSERDGPR